The proteins below are encoded in one region of Tolumonas auensis DSM 9187:
- the tyrR gene encoding transcriptional regulator TyrR, with the protein MRLQVTCEDRLGLTRELLAQLEDNRIDLRGIEIDVAGIIYLHLSDVDFASLQKLLPDLRRIAGVMDVKTVGYMPSEREHHEIQALMKALPDLVFALDIKGRLTQANDAVLNILRLSLKDIQGVQAGSFLKGFAFLQWLSSESPQPETCKLVFAGEEFLADILPIFIPDTQGVSHLAGAVVVLKSARRVGHHFNLLHSYDDSSFEQFTAESQVMQQLLHQARRFAMQDQPLLIMGETGSGKEMLVRACHRASLRANGPLLTLNCAALPDDVAEHELFGSAPGAFGPDWPGKKGLLEQASGGAFLLDEVAEMSPLLQSKLLRVLQDGRFHRVGQESEVTVDVRLYCTTRKSLGEQVRKGLFREDLFFRLNVLTLEMPTLRQRLADIMPLAQQFCSRISEELQRRRPRFSRSMTEFLNSYPWPGNVRQLKNALYQALTLLEGDELTPDVLRLPLMDAHESTAEQWFEGSLPEATKRFERLMLERLYPLYPSSRQLAQRLGLSHTAVANKLREYGLNKAEPV; encoded by the coding sequence ATGCGGTTGCAGGTAACGTGTGAAGATCGATTAGGGTTGACCAGAGAGTTGCTGGCGCAGCTGGAAGATAACCGGATTGATCTGCGGGGCATCGAAATTGACGTGGCAGGTATCATTTATTTGCATCTGTCCGATGTTGATTTTGCCAGCCTGCAAAAATTGTTGCCTGATCTGCGCCGGATCGCGGGTGTCATGGATGTGAAAACAGTTGGCTATATGCCATCGGAACGTGAACATCATGAAATACAGGCATTGATGAAAGCCTTGCCTGATCTGGTTTTTGCTTTAGATATCAAAGGTCGCCTGACTCAGGCGAACGATGCCGTGCTGAATATTCTGCGTTTATCGCTGAAAGATATTCAGGGCGTGCAGGCGGGCAGTTTTCTGAAGGGATTTGCTTTTCTGCAGTGGTTGTCTTCTGAAAGTCCACAGCCTGAAACCTGTAAACTGGTTTTTGCCGGTGAAGAGTTCCTGGCCGATATTCTGCCGATATTCATTCCGGATACGCAGGGCGTTTCTCATCTCGCAGGTGCCGTGGTTGTGCTGAAATCAGCGCGACGGGTAGGGCATCATTTCAATCTGCTGCACAGCTATGACGACAGCAGTTTTGAACAATTCACCGCTGAAAGTCAGGTGATGCAGCAGTTATTGCATCAGGCACGCCGCTTTGCAATGCAGGATCAGCCGTTGCTGATCATGGGCGAGACGGGGTCCGGAAAAGAGATGCTGGTGCGTGCCTGCCACCGGGCGAGTCTGCGAGCCAATGGCCCGCTGCTGACGCTGAATTGCGCCGCACTGCCAGATGATGTGGCGGAGCATGAACTTTTCGGTTCTGCCCCCGGTGCGTTCGGGCCGGACTGGCCGGGCAAAAAAGGGTTGCTGGAACAAGCCAGTGGCGGTGCATTCCTGCTGGATGAAGTCGCTGAAATGTCGCCGTTATTGCAGAGTAAATTGCTGCGTGTACTGCAGGACGGACGTTTCCACAGAGTCGGGCAGGAAAGTGAGGTGACAGTGGATGTGCGGCTTTATTGCACGACACGCAAATCACTGGGAGAACAGGTCCGGAAAGGCTTGTTCCGCGAAGATCTGTTTTTCCGTCTGAATGTGCTGACGCTGGAGATGCCGACGTTGCGCCAGCGTCTGGCCGATATCATGCCGCTGGCACAACAATTCTGCAGCCGGATCAGTGAAGAACTGCAGCGGCGACGTCCGCGTTTTTCCCGTTCGATGACGGAATTTCTGAACAGTTACCCTTGGCCGGGGAATGTCCGGCAGCTGAAAAATGCGCTGTATCAGGCGCTGACATTGCTGGAAGGGGATGAGCTGACACCGGATGTGCTGCGGCTGCCATTAATGGATGCGCATGAATCGACGGCGGAGCAGTGGTTTGAAGGCTCCTTGCCTGAGGCTACGAAGCGTTTTGAGCGGTTAATGCTGGAACGGTTATACCCGCTTTATCCGTCCAGCCGGCAACTGGCACAGCGTCTGGGGCTGTCGCATACGGCAGTGGCGAATAAACTACGTGAATACGGGTTGAATAAAGCAGAGCCAGTCTGA
- a CDS encoding DMT family transporter, with amino-acid sequence MVVLGYAISFYCLSLTLKSIPVGVVYAVWSGMGISLITLVGWQLFEEKLNMPTIFGIGLIFIGVMVINTFSAAKI; translated from the coding sequence TTGGTCGTACTAGGGTATGCGATCTCATTTTATTGCCTTTCATTAACACTAAAATCAATTCCAGTTGGTGTTGTGTATGCAGTATGGTCAGGAATGGGAATCTCTTTGATTACATTAGTTGGTTGGCAACTATTTGAAGAGAAGCTAAATATGCCGACTATATTTGGGATTGGTTTGATATTCATTGGTGTTATGGTCATAAACACATTTTCAGCAGCAAAAATATAG
- a CDS encoding iron-containing alcohol dehydrogenase: protein MNNFTFYNPTMIDFGKDKEKQIGQHLKNNNINKVLITFGSDRIKHSGLFDTVVASLKDHDISFVEFGGIISNPILSTIYDGIKFAKENQVDAILSVGGGSVLDSSKAIAAGVKYEGDVWDFFCGKEKINAALPIFSIMTLAATGSEMNNGAVVTNEKTRQKWAIASVHTFPKVSIINPELMQSVSKDYLVYSASDIIAHTIEVYFTAKLQPEISSRIVESIIKTVMTTTEILISEPDNYDARAEFAWASSLALNGLTKAGAMGYQYPNHMIEHSLSAIYNVPHGAGLSVVMPAWMKWYYNNNTKQFERFAREVFGKDSALQGIEAFEAWLNKIGTPTRLKQLNIPTDDINELVDNVFDNAKYFGANELYTKDVIASILEKAF from the coding sequence ATGAACAATTTTACATTTTACAATCCAACAATGATCGATTTTGGTAAGGACAAAGAAAAACAAATAGGTCAACATCTGAAAAATAATAATATCAATAAGGTGTTAATTACATTTGGCAGTGATCGCATAAAACACAGTGGTCTTTTTGATACAGTTGTTGCATCGCTTAAAGATCATGATATTTCTTTTGTTGAATTCGGTGGCATCATTAGCAACCCAATTTTATCAACGATATATGATGGGATTAAATTTGCAAAAGAGAACCAAGTTGACGCTATTCTTAGCGTCGGTGGGGGATCAGTACTTGATAGTTCAAAGGCGATTGCTGCAGGTGTGAAATATGAGGGTGATGTTTGGGATTTTTTCTGTGGTAAGGAAAAGATAAACGCTGCATTGCCTATTTTCAGCATTATGACGTTAGCTGCAACTGGAAGCGAAATGAATAATGGCGCTGTAGTGACGAATGAGAAAACCAGACAGAAATGGGCAATAGCATCTGTACATACTTTTCCAAAAGTATCTATTATAAATCCAGAGTTGATGCAAAGTGTCAGTAAAGATTATCTTGTTTATTCAGCATCGGATATTATCGCCCACACGATAGAAGTTTATTTTACTGCAAAACTTCAACCTGAAATTTCCTCCAGAATTGTAGAGTCAATTATCAAAACAGTAATGACGACTACGGAAATCTTAATATCAGAGCCAGATAACTATGATGCAAGAGCTGAGTTTGCATGGGCTTCTTCGTTAGCTTTAAATGGTTTAACGAAAGCTGGGGCAATGGGATATCAATATCCAAATCATATGATCGAACACTCACTATCTGCGATATATAATGTACCACATGGCGCTGGTTTATCTGTTGTAATGCCTGCATGGATGAAATGGTATTACAATAATAATACGAAGCAATTTGAACGTTTTGCGCGCGAAGTCTTCGGAAAAGACTCTGCTCTTCAAGGTATCGAAGCGTTTGAAGCTTGGCTCAATAAAATTGGCACACCAACAAGACTGAAACAATTAAATATCCCCACGGATGATATTAATGAGCTAGTGGATAATGTTTTTGATAATGCTAAATATTTCGGCGCTAATGAGTTATATACAAAAGATGTCATTGCATCAATTTTAGAAAAAGCCTTTTAA
- a CDS encoding cyclophilin-like fold protein, producing the protein MNIRISIGSTIMVATLEDNPTARDFATLLPLTVTLRDFSAAEKVSGALPKHLSEDGAPATDAGAVGDIAYYAPWGNIAFYRGRGPDASGVIKIAKIISGIEALNQQGNVRATISRND; encoded by the coding sequence GTGAATATCCGTATTTCCATCGGATCAACCATTATGGTCGCGACATTGGAAGATAACCCGACTGCGCGGGATTTCGCCACGCTGTTGCCGTTGACTGTCACCCTGCGGGATTTCAGCGCCGCTGAAAAAGTCAGCGGCGCTTTGCCCAAGCACCTTTCAGAAGACGGCGCACCGGCGACTGATGCAGGGGCTGTGGGCGACATAGCCTATTACGCACCGTGGGGAAATATCGCGTTCTACCGTGGGAGAGGTCCTGACGCCTCTGGTGTCATCAAGATTGCAAAGATCATTTCCGGCATAGAGGCACTCAACCAACAAGGTAACGTGCGCGCGACGATTTCCCGCAATGACTAA
- a CDS encoding alpha/beta hydrolase yields the protein MNKPDISGHAITYQDKPDAERRNFLKMSLIGIVTLLAGAFTMNQAFAESQIQLSDKWDKTFAQSSKVDHKKVTFKNRYGITLAADLYQPKNASGKQAAIVIGGPFGAVKEQSSGLYAQTMAERGFITLAFDPSYTGESGGEPRNVASPDINTEDFSAAVDFIGLQPNVDRERIGIIGICGWGGMALNATAVDKRIKAVATSTMYDMTRVMSKGYNDSVTLEQRTQRLEQLSQQRWKDAENGGPTYGPVANELKGGEAQFLVDYHDYYRTPRGYHPRAVNSNGSWTLTTPLSFMNMPILTYIKEISPRPILFIHGEKAHSRYFSETAYAAAAQPKELMIIPGANHTDLYDRVNVIPFDKLTAFFSTNLK from the coding sequence ATGAATAAACCCGATATATCTGGCCACGCAATTACTTATCAGGATAAGCCTGATGCTGAACGCCGCAACTTTCTTAAAATGAGTCTCATCGGTATCGTTACTTTACTTGCTGGTGCATTTACCATGAATCAAGCCTTCGCAGAGTCACAAATACAACTCAGCGATAAGTGGGACAAAACCTTTGCCCAAAGTAGCAAGGTTGACCACAAAAAAGTTACTTTCAAGAATCGTTATGGCATCACTTTGGCTGCTGACTTGTACCAGCCGAAAAATGCCAGCGGCAAACAAGCAGCGATAGTTATCGGCGGCCCGTTTGGCGCGGTGAAGGAACAGTCGTCGGGGCTTTATGCTCAGACTATGGCGGAGCGCGGATTTATTACGCTGGCTTTCGACCCATCCTACACAGGAGAAAGCGGTGGTGAGCCACGCAATGTCGCCTCACCCGATATCAACACAGAAGATTTTAGTGCCGCAGTGGATTTTATTGGCCTTCAACCTAACGTTGATCGCGAGCGTATCGGCATCATCGGTATTTGTGGCTGGGGTGGAATGGCATTAAATGCTACTGCGGTAGATAAGCGCATCAAGGCTGTTGCAACCAGTACTATGTATGACATGACGCGCGTCATGTCCAAGGGCTACAACGACAGCGTCACCTTGGAACAGCGCACGCAAAGACTGGAGCAACTGAGCCAGCAGCGTTGGAAAGATGCAGAAAATGGCGGCCCAACTTATGGCCCTGTTGCCAATGAACTGAAAGGTGGCGAAGCGCAATTCCTGGTGGACTATCACGACTATTACAGAACACCGCGTGGCTATCACCCTAGAGCGGTCAACTCGAATGGCTCGTGGACGCTTACAACTCCGCTGTCGTTCATGAACATGCCGATCTTGACCTACATTAAGGAAATCTCACCACGCCCGATTTTGTTCATTCACGGGGAAAAAGCTCATTCGCGCTATTTTAGCGAGACCGCTTATGCAGCTGCAGCGCAACCAAAGGAACTCATGATTATCCCTGGTGCGAACCACACCGATCTGTATGATCGCGTGAACGTGATCCCGTTTGACAAGCTGACTGCATTTTTCAGCACCAACCTCAAGTAG
- a CDS encoding AraC family transcriptional regulator, producing MPVRDQFERCTDPSLNAMHAGLADVIGRWLKREGDSSTSIDNLLFFRREALTEPCACMVEPSIVFVVQGSKQLLIGDQSFVYDTGSFLLNSLDIPASSQVLDASVNRPCLGLVLKLDLRLMAELITQSGLPTPCDRATSGSTAIGTMTPALLEPFCRLLALLNDPVAIRVVAPLIEREIHFHLLRSNLAARLWQIASVGSQSHRIARAINWLRANYAQPLSIDELAIHAQMSTSTLHHHFRLLTAMSPLQYQKWLRLSEARRLMLNERFDAASAAFQVGYESPSQFSREYGRQFGVPPKRDIAALRRQTNSIEAQQ from the coding sequence ATGCCTGTTCGAGACCAATTTGAGCGATGCACTGACCCGTCGCTAAATGCCATGCACGCTGGTTTAGCTGATGTGATTGGAAGATGGCTCAAGAGAGAAGGTGACAGCTCGACTTCGATCGATAATCTCCTGTTTTTTCGTCGAGAGGCGCTAACCGAGCCCTGCGCATGCATGGTCGAACCAAGCATCGTTTTTGTTGTCCAGGGCTCTAAGCAGTTGCTTATTGGCGATCAGTCTTTTGTCTATGACACCGGAAGTTTTTTGCTCAACTCACTCGATATTCCTGCCAGTTCGCAGGTTCTCGACGCGAGTGTGAACCGACCTTGTCTAGGCCTGGTGCTCAAACTTGATTTGCGACTTATGGCAGAGCTCATCACTCAAAGCGGTTTACCGACACCTTGCGATCGCGCTACGAGTGGAAGCACTGCTATTGGCACAATGACACCTGCGTTGCTCGAGCCATTTTGTCGTCTGCTAGCTTTGCTTAATGACCCTGTCGCAATCAGGGTAGTCGCACCACTTATCGAGCGGGAGATCCACTTCCACCTGCTGAGAAGCAACTTAGCTGCGCGCCTCTGGCAGATTGCATCGGTAGGCAGCCAGAGCCACCGAATCGCTAGAGCCATCAACTGGCTGAGAGCAAATTACGCTCAGCCGCTGAGCATTGACGAACTCGCGATCCATGCGCAAATGAGCACGTCCACCCTACACCATCACTTTCGCTTGCTCACCGCGATGAGTCCCTTGCAGTACCAGAAATGGTTGCGATTGAGCGAGGCAAGACGCTTAATGCTGAACGAGCGCTTCGACGCCGCGAGTGCAGCGTTCCAAGTCGGTTACGAAAGTCCATCGCAATTCAGCCGTGAATACGGTCGTCAGTTTGGCGTACCCCCCAAGCGGGATATCGCAGCCTTACGCCGCCAAACTAATAGTATTGAGGCACAGCAGTAG
- a CDS encoding helix-turn-helix domain-containing protein, whose protein sequence is MSHRNLLELRKQSDELFQHFSRLLDNAEKELTEPELGIAADNYDAMTLMLKTKRKSLGLTLSDLELQTGISQSTLKRLFSDPENARVGHLLLVCQELGIKLWAAK, encoded by the coding sequence ATGAGCCATAGAAATCTACTCGAGCTAAGAAAACAGTCTGATGAACTTTTTCAGCACTTTTCTCGGTTGCTGGATAATGCAGAAAAAGAGCTCACAGAGCCCGAACTGGGTATCGCTGCCGATAATTATGATGCCATGACGTTGATGCTTAAAACTAAGCGCAAATCGCTCGGTTTAACGCTCAGCGATCTGGAATTGCAGACCGGAATATCTCAATCGACACTAAAGCGCCTTTTCTCTGATCCGGAGAATGCGCGTGTTGGCCATTTGCTTTTAGTCTGCCAGGAATTAGGTATCAAGTTATGGGCCGCAAAGTAA
- a CDS encoding HipA N-terminal domain-containing protein, translating into MGRKVIVFCYGKQAGILSENNDEYVFTYDDEYRGKPISLSLPLSKKTFPSKGLHPFFKTLAPEGWLKKRYSELQHIDERDLFGFLIRNGSDLLGAITFLEVND; encoded by the coding sequence ATGGGCCGCAAAGTAATTGTGTTTTGCTATGGCAAGCAGGCCGGTATTCTTAGTGAAAACAACGACGAATACGTATTCACCTATGATGATGAATATAGAGGCAAACCTATCTCTCTCAGCTTGCCATTATCGAAAAAAACATTCCCCAGCAAAGGATTACATCCATTTTTCAAAACCCTGGCACCTGAGGGGTGGTTGAAAAAAAGGTACTCCGAACTCCAACATATTGATGAGCGTGATTTATTTGGCTTTTTGATCCGAAACGGCAGTGACTTGTTGGGCGCGATTACTTTTCTTGAGGTTAATGATTAA
- a CDS encoding type II toxin-antitoxin system HipA family toxin — protein MDRCLITLELLDKKQPQPGYSSRGIKYLTGNITTSMELPFTRDEFITELPGLQQGLSISGYQPKLSLAIQNKQFHVVDQMGSYILKPSPEAYPYLAENEHATMMVMKKLKFSVPEFGLVAFKKVDNADPAEFAFIIKRFDRDMKTGEKIHQEQLDGAMAIDDKYGHRDGKQQISYESACRFLIEQVDSSLPFKRDLFLRVIYAYLLGNNDFHLRNFGILEPQVAPNLLAPVYDFVSTAPYSSTFNSCYLALPLLTREENDRALAPGFDTQFGQYIGYDFIAFGKGIGLNERYILKLFAEIQKQADVVRDTYQISFMPPQHIEAVLKCFNTRLKLIEVVDLDR, from the coding sequence ATGGACCGTTGTCTGATCACACTAGAGCTACTGGATAAAAAACAGCCGCAGCCGGGCTATTCTTCCCGTGGGATCAAGTATCTGACCGGAAACATAACGACATCCATGGAGCTCCCTTTTACTCGCGACGAGTTCATTACTGAATTACCTGGCTTACAACAAGGACTCAGTATTTCCGGTTATCAGCCTAAATTGTCATTAGCCATTCAGAATAAGCAATTTCATGTGGTTGATCAGATGGGAAGCTACATACTAAAACCATCACCAGAAGCTTATCCCTATTTAGCTGAAAATGAACATGCCACGATGATGGTCATGAAAAAGCTTAAATTTTCAGTCCCTGAGTTTGGTTTGGTCGCGTTTAAAAAAGTAGATAACGCAGATCCTGCCGAGTTTGCATTCATCATTAAACGATTTGATCGTGATATGAAAACTGGTGAAAAAATTCATCAAGAGCAATTGGATGGTGCCATGGCCATTGATGATAAATACGGTCATCGCGACGGAAAACAACAGATCAGCTATGAATCAGCTTGTCGTTTTCTGATTGAGCAAGTCGACAGTAGTTTACCTTTCAAGCGAGATCTGTTTTTACGTGTGATTTATGCTTATTTACTGGGTAACAATGACTTTCATCTGCGCAATTTTGGTATTCTCGAACCACAAGTCGCACCGAATTTACTGGCACCTGTTTATGATTTTGTCAGTACGGCGCCCTACTCTTCTACGTTTAATAGCTGTTATTTGGCGTTGCCATTGCTAACTCGTGAAGAGAATGACAGAGCACTTGCTCCAGGATTTGATACGCAGTTCGGTCAGTATATTGGTTACGACTTTATAGCGTTCGGAAAAGGGATCGGCTTGAATGAACGGTATATTCTGAAGTTATTTGCTGAAATTCAAAAGCAAGCGGATGTAGTGCGAGATACTTACCAAATCAGTTTTATGCCGCCACAGCATATTGAAGCTGTACTAAAGTGCTTCAATACAAGATTAAAGCTGATAGAGGTTGTCGATCTCGACCGGTAA
- a CDS encoding copper-binding protein, producing the protein MKNTFVRFAAVAALSLAALSAQATVNTYNAHGSVVAVDAAAQKITVQQDSVSELGWPARTFTYTTAGSDVLKGISAGQTVDVKFTSSTAFNANAQFVTPVTQ; encoded by the coding sequence ATGAAAAATACATTCGTACGTTTTGCTGCTGTTGCTGCGTTATCTTTGGCTGCTTTGTCTGCTCAGGCTACTGTTAATACTTATAACGCCCACGGTTCTGTTGTTGCCGTTGATGCTGCAGCCCAGAAAATTACTGTTCAGCAAGACTCAGTATCTGAATTAGGCTGGCCTGCCCGTACTTTCACCTATACCACAGCCGGTAGTGATGTGCTGAAAGGTATTTCTGCTGGTCAGACTGTTGATGTTAAATTTACGTCATCAACCGCTTTCAATGCGAACGCTCAGTTTGTAACACCAGTTACTCAATAA
- a CDS encoding ribokinase — translation MKKILVVGSLHYDIMVDAHHRPEKGETVIGTGCSYKFGGKGGNQAVSAAKSGVGVKFLGAVGTDDSGKFLLSVLQNNSVDTKFVEVIDGIASGMSVATMDAEGDYGAVVVSNANLRINPNQFDNDDIWADVGMLLLQNEVPELVNLNAAKEAKKRNITVCINAAPAKELSPALQACIDVLVVNGVEARDMSGITVDCLETASKAALKLNQTFPVVVVTAGEHGVAFSESNGTCNSLPAEKVELVSTHGAGDCFMGMFCASMMNGCSLEESVSKANKAAAIHVSRKD, via the coding sequence ATGAAGAAGATCTTAGTCGTTGGTAGTCTGCATTACGATATTATGGTCGATGCTCATCACCGGCCAGAAAAAGGTGAAACAGTGATCGGCACCGGATGTTCATATAAATTCGGTGGTAAAGGTGGTAATCAGGCAGTTTCCGCGGCTAAGTCAGGCGTTGGTGTTAAATTCTTAGGTGCCGTGGGCACCGATGACAGCGGCAAATTTTTATTATCGGTATTACAAAATAATAGCGTTGATACCAAGTTTGTCGAGGTTATTGATGGCATTGCTTCCGGAATGAGCGTCGCAACGATGGACGCCGAAGGCGACTATGGTGCGGTGGTAGTGTCAAATGCGAATCTCCGGATCAATCCGAACCAATTCGATAATGATGACATCTGGGCTGATGTCGGTATGCTGCTGTTGCAAAACGAAGTACCGGAACTGGTAAACCTGAATGCTGCAAAAGAAGCTAAGAAGCGAAACATTACGGTTTGCATTAACGCAGCTCCGGCGAAAGAACTATCTCCAGCCCTGCAAGCCTGTATTGATGTGCTGGTGGTTAACGGCGTAGAAGCGCGTGATATGTCGGGCATTACGGTTGATTGTTTAGAAACCGCGTCAAAAGCCGCATTGAAACTTAACCAGACATTCCCCGTCGTAGTAGTTACAGCCGGTGAACATGGTGTGGCATTTTCTGAAAGTAATGGCACATGTAATTCATTGCCGGCAGAAAAAGTGGAACTCGTGAGTACACATGGTGCCGGTGACTGCTTCATGGGGATGTTTTGTGCCTCTATGATGAACGGATGCTCACTCGAAGAATCTGTTTCCAAGGCAAACAAAGCTGCAGCAATACACGTATCCCGCAAGGATTAA
- a CDS encoding MurR/RpiR family transcriptional regulator, producing the protein MRLDPRAIGAQIRMRLPQLTPLERKVVESITSKEDLSEQTSLKEIATENNVSEAMIVKLAKKLNFSGFREFRTSLIHYNHSEVANLHSEIEPNDSSEQLLEKVFRTSIQAIEETLSILDVSEFNRAADILFKAKHIDLYGVGGSATVARDLSHKLLKIGIRAMVHDDSHTMLMSAALLTDDDAVIAISHSGMTKAVIEPIKLAARNGAKVIAITNYAESPIVQNAHVVLNSTSQGSHLLGENAASRIAQLNILDALFVAIAKKDLKKAEQNLNKTQQAVQNLREY; encoded by the coding sequence ATGAGACTAGATCCGCGAGCCATAGGTGCTCAAATCAGAATGAGATTGCCACAACTAACACCGTTAGAACGAAAAGTAGTTGAGTCGATAACGTCCAAAGAAGATTTATCAGAACAGACATCATTAAAAGAGATTGCTACTGAAAATAATGTCTCTGAAGCAATGATAGTTAAACTGGCTAAAAAATTAAACTTCTCGGGATTCCGGGAATTCAGGACGAGTCTGATTCATTACAATCATTCAGAAGTGGCCAATCTTCATTCTGAAATTGAACCAAATGATTCGTCGGAGCAATTGTTGGAAAAAGTATTCAGAACATCCATTCAGGCAATAGAAGAAACTCTTTCTATTCTGGATGTCTCTGAGTTCAACCGGGCGGCGGATATTTTATTTAAAGCAAAACATATCGACTTATATGGTGTCGGAGGTTCTGCAACAGTCGCCCGGGATTTATCACATAAACTGTTGAAAATAGGAATAAGAGCCATGGTGCATGATGATTCACACACCATGCTGATGTCGGCGGCTCTTTTAACTGATGATGATGCTGTGATTGCAATAAGTCATTCGGGTATGACGAAAGCTGTAATTGAGCCGATAAAATTAGCGGCAAGAAATGGTGCAAAAGTAATTGCCATTACCAATTATGCGGAATCACCGATTGTCCAGAATGCGCACGTGGTGCTTAATTCAACATCCCAGGGGTCTCATTTGCTGGGGGAAAATGCAGCGTCACGAATTGCTCAATTGAACATATTAGATGCGCTGTTCGTGGCTATTGCTAAAAAAGATCTGAAAAAAGCAGAACAAAACTTAAATAAAACTCAACAAGCGGTCCAGAATTTAAGAGAGTATTAA
- a CDS encoding ABC transporter permease, with protein sequence MPGLNPSALFKFNLRDAGTLIGLLIIVGTFAVLSPVFMTVPNILNILQQSSINAAIALGMTLVIISGGIDLSVGPTAALSAVLGATLMVAGVPVPLAIMATLGIGALCGLFSGTLVAYAGLQPFIVTLGGLSLFRAGALIYTGGNPIFGIPMEFRNFITSELFGIPCPIVIVMIIALAAWILMNKTPLGEYILAVGGNEEAARVAGVPVKRTKVTVYVISGVLASLASLILVGRLGAAEPTMGSLWELDAIAAAAIGGTSLMGGKGSIIGTIMGAIILGSLRTGLTLMNIQAFYQLLATGLIIIIAMLIDRATRGK encoded by the coding sequence ATGCCTGGATTAAATCCTTCAGCACTATTTAAATTTAATCTGCGCGACGCAGGAACGTTAATTGGTTTACTGATTATCGTCGGTACATTCGCAGTACTTTCACCGGTATTCATGACGGTACCGAATATACTTAATATCCTGCAACAATCATCCATTAATGCGGCGATTGCACTGGGTATGACACTGGTTATTATCTCCGGCGGGATCGACCTTTCAGTCGGGCCAACAGCGGCATTATCTGCTGTGTTAGGTGCGACATTGATGGTGGCGGGCGTACCTGTTCCGCTGGCTATCATGGCTACGCTAGGTATCGGCGCCCTGTGTGGTTTATTCAGTGGCACGCTGGTGGCCTATGCCGGTCTGCAGCCGTTCATCGTAACGCTGGGTGGTTTATCGCTGTTCCGTGCGGGTGCCCTGATCTATACCGGTGGTAACCCAATCTTTGGTATCCCGATGGAATTTCGTAACTTCATAACCAGTGAGTTATTTGGTATTCCATGCCCGATTGTTATCGTTATGATTATTGCGCTGGCCGCATGGATTCTAATGAATAAAACCCCGCTGGGTGAATACATTCTGGCTGTCGGTGGTAATGAAGAAGCGGCACGTGTAGCGGGTGTTCCTGTCAAAAGAACAAAAGTCACCGTGTACGTTATCTCTGGTGTATTAGCATCACTGGCATCACTGATTCTGGTAGGGCGCCTGGGGGCTGCAGAGCCGACAATGGGTAGCTTGTGGGAACTGGATGCGATTGCGGCGGCAGCCATCGGCGGTACCTCTTTGATGGGCGGTAAAGGCAGTATCATCGGAACCATCATGGGAGCGATTATTCTGGGTTCATTACGCACCGGGTTAACGCTAATGAATATCCAGGCCTTTTATCAATTGCTTGCTACCGGCCTCATCATTATCATCGCAATGTTAATAGACCGGGCGACACGAGGCAAATAA